The Litchfieldia alkalitelluris genome has a window encoding:
- a CDS encoding NUDIX hydrolase, translating into MEHLVEKTIARQTIFEGKIIDLHVEDVELPNGKTSKREIIKHPGAVAVIGVTKEDRILMVRQYRKPMERVMVEIPAGKLEKGEEPIVTAARELEEETGYVCEKLTPLISFYTSPGFADELVHLYVAENLQKKENAASLDEDEFVDLLEVTLEEALDLLDKREIYDAKTAYAIQYLQLQRKVNG; encoded by the coding sequence ATGGAACATTTAGTAGAGAAAACAATAGCAAGGCAAACAATCTTTGAAGGGAAAATAATTGATTTACATGTTGAAGATGTTGAATTACCTAATGGGAAAACTAGTAAAAGAGAAATAATTAAACATCCAGGGGCTGTGGCAGTAATAGGAGTTACGAAAGAAGATAGGATATTAATGGTAAGACAGTACCGCAAGCCAATGGAACGAGTAATGGTAGAAATACCTGCAGGAAAGCTCGAAAAGGGAGAAGAGCCAATTGTGACAGCAGCAAGAGAGTTGGAAGAAGAAACAGGGTATGTATGTGAAAAGCTAACTCCGCTTATCTCCTTTTATACATCACCCGGTTTCGCAGATGAATTAGTCCATTTATACGTTGCAGAGAATCTGCAGAAAAAAGAAAATGCAGCTTCATTAGACGAAGATGAGTTTGTCGACTTATTAGAGGTAACCTTAGAGGAGGCGCTGGATTTACTAGATAAAAGAGAAATTTATGATGCGAAAACAGCGTATGCCATTCAATATTTACAGCTTCAACGGAAGGTAAATGGATGA
- a CDS encoding HPr family phosphocarrier protein — protein MVVNVLKPIFAEAASKLVNTTSQFPGTVLIKKEHWVVDAKSLLGVLALSLQPGQEVELTSDAGEEVFQALLDLNIFEKK, from the coding sequence ATGGTTGTTAATGTCTTAAAACCAATTTTTGCTGAAGCAGCAAGTAAATTAGTGAACACAACTAGCCAATTTCCTGGAACTGTTCTAATCAAAAAAGAACATTGGGTTGTTGATGCAAAGAGTCTTTTAGGTGTTTTAGCTTTATCTTTACAACCTGGTCAGGAAGTTGAGCTTACATCTGATGCTGGGGAAGAAGTTTTCCAAGCTTTGCTGGACTTAAATATTTTCGAGAAAAAATAA
- the spoIIM gene encoding stage II sporulation protein M encodes MNKQTPIKMAIANHIREHSSIYMFITVLFLMGVIFGAIVVNSLNWNQKEDLYYYLSQFFGQVSEGQFATSTEMFKQSYLHNIKSVGLMWLLGISIIGLPVILILLFLKGVVVGFTVGFLVNKMGWGGFLLSLVSVLPQNLLVIPAFIVIGTMAVSFSLKMIRQQFVKRANEPILQLFTKYTIMMVGISVILVIASGFEAFASPYLMKNVIEVLK; translated from the coding sequence ATGAATAAACAGACTCCAATAAAAATGGCGATTGCAAATCATATCCGTGAGCATTCCTCAATTTATATGTTCATCACAGTACTTTTTTTAATGGGTGTGATTTTTGGGGCAATTGTTGTAAATAGTTTAAATTGGAACCAAAAAGAAGATCTCTATTATTACTTAAGTCAATTTTTCGGACAAGTATCAGAGGGGCAATTTGCTACATCAACAGAGATGTTTAAGCAAAGCTATCTGCATAATATAAAATCGGTAGGATTAATGTGGCTACTAGGAATATCGATTATCGGTTTACCGGTTATTTTAATTCTATTATTTCTAAAAGGTGTAGTAGTAGGATTCACGGTAGGTTTCCTGGTTAACAAAATGGGGTGGGGAGGATTTTTACTATCACTTGTATCCGTCCTTCCGCAAAACCTATTAGTCATTCCTGCATTTATTGTAATTGGAACAATGGCGGTATCATTTTCATTAAAAATGATAAGACAACAGTTTGTAAAACGAGCAAATGAACCCATTTTACAGTTATTCACTAAATATACAATAATGATGGTTGGAATTAGTGTTATATTAGTAATAGCTTCGGGATTCGAAGCTTTTGCCTCACCTTATTTAATGAAGAACGTAATTGAAGTGCTCAAATAA
- a CDS encoding endonuclease Q family protein, whose protein sequence is MNQYYVDLHIHIGRTNSGKPVKITGAKSLTIENILKEATEVKGMDMIGVIDCHVPEVLDKLELLIQEGEVYPLEEGGLRFKDVTLLLGSEIEIYDENCKGPIHVLAFLPTLEKMRDFSIWLSGRMKNITLSSQRMYETALNLQYKVKELSGIFIPAHVFTPYKSLYGKGVTTSLEEVFDPDLIDAMELGLSSNTEMADEIKELHNYTYVTNSDAHSLAKIAREYQLVEMEQPTFEELRKALHRREGRRIVANYGLDPLLGKYHRTTCEKCEKLMDDLLEEVCPHCGSNRFVKGVYDRIKELASDEDKTSPLNRATYIHQVPLEFIPGLGPKTLKKLRNYFKTEMAIIHEAPESAIRELLPTGIAESIILARRGELTLQSGGGGVYGKVKK, encoded by the coding sequence ATGAATCAATATTACGTAGATTTACATATTCATATAGGTCGTACAAATTCAGGAAAACCAGTCAAAATCACAGGTGCAAAATCATTAACGATTGAAAATATTTTAAAAGAAGCCACTGAAGTGAAGGGCATGGACATGATTGGAGTTATTGATTGTCATGTCCCAGAGGTTCTAGATAAGCTAGAACTATTAATACAAGAAGGTGAAGTGTATCCTCTTGAAGAAGGTGGATTACGATTTAAGGATGTAACTCTATTACTTGGTTCAGAAATAGAGATTTATGATGAAAATTGTAAAGGGCCAATCCATGTTCTTGCATTTTTACCAACCCTTGAGAAAATGCGAGATTTCTCCATATGGTTATCAGGACGTATGAAAAATATAACCTTAAGCTCTCAACGAATGTATGAAACAGCCTTAAACCTACAGTATAAGGTGAAAGAACTATCTGGAATTTTTATACCAGCCCATGTGTTCACTCCGTATAAAAGCTTATATGGAAAAGGGGTAACCACTTCTCTTGAAGAGGTGTTTGACCCAGACCTTATAGATGCAATGGAACTAGGTTTAAGTTCCAATACTGAAATGGCAGACGAAATTAAGGAATTACACAACTATACATATGTAACTAATTCTGATGCCCATTCACTTGCTAAAATCGCAAGAGAATATCAGCTAGTTGAGATGGAACAACCAACTTTTGAGGAACTAAGAAAAGCACTTCATCGCCGAGAGGGAAGAAGAATCGTTGCAAATTATGGACTAGATCCTTTATTAGGGAAGTATCATCGAACAACCTGTGAAAAATGTGAGAAGCTAATGGATGATTTGTTAGAAGAAGTCTGTCCACATTGTGGTAGTAACCGCTTTGTAAAAGGAGTCTATGATCGAATAAAGGAACTTGCTAGTGATGAGGATAAGACCTCACCATTAAATCGTGCCACATATATTCACCAAGTTCCATTAGAATTTATACCAGGTCTTGGCCCGAAAACCTTGAAGAAACTACGCAACTATTTTAAAACTGAAATGGCAATTATCCATGAAGCACCAGAGTCCGCCATTAGGGAGCTATTACCAACAGGGATAGCAGAATCGATTATCCTAGCTAGAAGGGGTGAACTAACACTTCAATCCGGTGGCGGTGGAGTCTATGGGAAAGTGAAAAAATAA
- a CDS encoding aldo/keto reductase — MKKRQIGTSDLYASEIGLGCMSIGTEEAKGTRIINEAIEGGINYLDTADLYDQGLNEEYVGKVIKEKRKSIILATKVGNRFEKGKDGWSWDPSKQYIMEAVKNSLRRLQTDYIDLYQLHGGTMEDHIDETIDAFEQLKKEGVIRYYGISSIRPTVINEFVNRSSIVSVMMQYSILDRRPEDQALPLLKNNQVSILARGPVAKGFLTERSFDPTKQMLFNKGYLDYTSEELQKAVTQVKEICAGRSLTDIALRYLLHEQTVASVIVGASTVEQLKANIAAASSNPLTDEEIHSIKEVTKSIGYQHHSL, encoded by the coding sequence ATGAAGAAACGACAGATTGGGACATCAGATTTATATGCTAGTGAAATTGGACTAGGGTGTATGAGTATTGGGACGGAGGAAGCAAAAGGCACTCGCATTATTAATGAAGCTATTGAAGGTGGCATTAACTATCTTGATACTGCTGATTTATACGACCAAGGTCTAAACGAAGAATATGTCGGTAAAGTCATAAAGGAGAAACGCAAGTCAATTATCTTAGCAACTAAAGTAGGTAATCGATTTGAAAAAGGTAAGGATGGTTGGTCCTGGGACCCTTCAAAGCAATATATTATGGAGGCTGTGAAGAACAGTTTACGTCGACTACAAACTGATTACATTGACTTATATCAACTACACGGTGGAACCATGGAAGATCATATCGATGAAACAATCGATGCTTTCGAACAGTTAAAAAAAGAGGGAGTTATTCGTTATTATGGGATTTCCTCCATCCGGCCAACTGTCATAAACGAGTTTGTGAATCGTTCTTCGATTGTTAGTGTGATGATGCAGTACAGTATTCTGGACCGCCGACCGGAAGATCAGGCACTACCTTTACTCAAGAACAACCAAGTTAGTATATTGGCGCGAGGTCCTGTTGCAAAAGGCTTTTTAACAGAGCGTTCTTTTGACCCTACAAAGCAAATGTTATTTAATAAAGGTTATTTAGATTATACTTCCGAAGAACTACAAAAAGCAGTAACACAAGTAAAAGAGATTTGTGCAGGTCGTTCTCTTACCGATATCGCTTTACGTTATCTCCTCCATGAACAAACAGTTGCCTCTGTAATTGTAGGAGCTAGTACCGTTGAGCAACTAAAAGCTAATATTGCTGCTGCTTCTTCAAACCCACTAACAGATGAGGAAATACATAGCATTAAAGAAGTGACAAAATCAATTGGGTATCAGCACCATAGTCTCTAA
- the deoB gene encoding phosphopentomutase, with the protein MSTHTYKRVFLIVMDSVGIGEAPDAEKFGDVGSDTLGHIADHVKGLKMPSMEKLGLGNIKEVQGIAKVDAPLAYYSKMEEASNGKDTMTGHWELMGLYIDTPFRVFPNGFPDELLNELKERTGREIIGNKPASGTEILDELGKEHMESGALIVYTSADSVLQIAAHEEIVPLEELYKICEIARELTLNEKYMVGRIIARPFVGTPDKFERTANRHDYALKPFDRTVMNELADSKYDVISIGKIADIYDGEGVTKALRTKSNMDGMDKLVETLHMNFTGLSFLNLVDFDALFGHRRDPEGYGQALEEFDARLPEVFELLQEDDLLIITADHGNDPTYPGTDHTREFVPLLAYSPSMTAGKEFPVRKTFADVGATIAENFHVALPKYGESFLSNLRGK; encoded by the coding sequence ATGTCAACGCATACATATAAACGAGTATTTTTAATAGTAATGGATTCAGTTGGAATTGGTGAAGCACCTGACGCTGAGAAGTTTGGTGATGTTGGATCTGACACCCTAGGCCATATTGCTGACCATGTAAAGGGCTTGAAGATGCCTTCCATGGAAAAGTTAGGGCTAGGCAATATCAAAGAAGTACAAGGAATTGCTAAAGTGGATGCTCCATTGGCCTACTATTCAAAAATGGAAGAAGCATCAAATGGAAAAGATACAATGACAGGTCATTGGGAGTTGATGGGCCTTTATATCGATACTCCATTCCGTGTTTTCCCTAATGGTTTTCCAGATGAATTATTGAATGAGTTAAAGGAAAGAACAGGAAGAGAGATTATCGGTAATAAGCCTGCTTCTGGAACCGAAATATTAGATGAACTTGGGAAAGAACATATGGAATCAGGCGCTTTAATTGTGTACACATCTGCAGACTCTGTATTACAAATTGCTGCACATGAAGAAATTGTGCCACTTGAGGAGTTATACAAAATTTGTGAAATTGCCCGTGAGTTAACATTGAATGAGAAATATATGGTCGGACGTATTATTGCACGACCATTTGTAGGTACACCTGATAAGTTTGAGAGAACGGCAAATCGTCATGATTATGCGTTAAAACCATTTGATCGTACAGTCATGAATGAATTAGCAGATTCAAAGTATGATGTGATTTCAATTGGGAAAATTGCAGACATATATGATGGAGAGGGCGTCACAAAGGCGCTACGTACGAAGTCAAATATGGATGGTATGGATAAATTAGTAGAAACCTTACATATGAATTTTACAGGTTTAAGCTTTTTGAATTTAGTTGATTTTGATGCACTTTTTGGTCATCGTCGAGATCCGGAAGGGTATGGACAAGCGCTTGAAGAATTTGATGCAAGGCTACCTGAAGTGTTCGAACTATTACAAGAAGATGACTTGTTAATCATTACAGCTGACCATGGAAATGACCCAACATACCCAGGCACGGATCATACAAGAGAATTTGTACCATTACTAGCATATAGTCCTAGTATGACAGCAGGAAAAGAATTTCCTGTGCGCAAAACATTTGCAGATGTTGGAGCGACAATCGCTGAGAATTTTCATGTAGCATTACCTAAATATGGAGAAAGCTTTCTTTCAAACTTAAGGGGGAAATAA
- a CDS encoding YqzK family protein, producing the protein MRKMLQMTYDTLKIFILFTGCTILFYYGIMWINQEYENYHRYDEPQGTAVKVSTVVEEEYSWFDRLKFFYHYGE; encoded by the coding sequence ATGAGAAAAATGTTGCAAATGACTTATGATACACTCAAAATTTTTATATTATTTACTGGCTGTACCATTTTGTTTTATTATGGAATTATGTGGATAAATCAAGAGTATGAAAATTACCATAGATACGATGAACCGCAAGGAACTGCTGTAAAAGTTTCAACGGTGGTTGAAGAAGAGTACAGTTGGTTCGATCGGTTAAAATTTTTCTACCATTATGGGGAGTAA
- a CDS encoding iron-sulfur cluster biosynthesis family protein, with product MEITFTEQAIGKLTERLIDKETLIKLRYETEGCGCVVSGVPTLWIVDQQEDDDIIIETNFCSVAVERTKMVFLDEKLKIDYVESANCYSLKSPNQILNPRMMLIEKRESTNESKA from the coding sequence GTGGAAATTACGTTTACAGAACAAGCAATCGGAAAATTAACTGAACGATTGATAGATAAAGAAACATTAATTAAGTTAAGATATGAAACAGAGGGATGTGGCTGTGTGGTAAGTGGCGTTCCAACACTTTGGATCGTTGACCAGCAAGAGGATGACGATATCATCATTGAAACGAATTTTTGTTCGGTAGCAGTCGAAAGAACAAAAATGGTTTTTTTAGATGAAAAGTTAAAAATTGATTATGTAGAATCAGCAAATTGCTATTCTTTAAAAAGTCCTAATCAAATCTTAAATCCGCGTATGATGTTAATAGAAAAGAGAGAGTCGACAAATGAATCAAAAGCTTAA
- the fur gene encoding ferric iron uptake transcriptional regulator produces the protein MENRIERIKKQLHSSSYKLTPQREATVRVLLEHEEDHLSAEDVYLLVKEKAPEIGLATVYRTLELLTELKIVDKINFGDGVSRYDLRQEGAAHFHHHLVCIECGAVDEIQEDLLGDVEEIVERDWNFKIKDHRLTFHGICHRCHEKADAEPEEIEA, from the coding sequence ATGGAAAATCGGATTGAACGGATCAAGAAACAGCTGCATTCATCTAGCTATAAGTTAACACCACAACGTGAAGCAACTGTTAGGGTACTTCTTGAACATGAAGAGGATCATTTGAGTGCTGAAGATGTATACCTTCTCGTTAAAGAAAAAGCGCCGGAAATAGGTTTAGCAACGGTTTATCGTACATTAGAATTATTAACGGAATTAAAAATTGTTGATAAAATTAACTTTGGAGATGGAGTATCGAGATATGACCTGCGTCAAGAAGGAGCAGCTCATTTCCATCATCACTTAGTTTGTATTGAATGTGGCGCGGTAGATGAAATTCAGGAAGATCTGCTCGGAGATGTAGAAGAAATCGTCGAGAGAGATTGGAATTTTAAAATAAAGGATCACCGTCTAACTTTCCATGGAATCTGTCATAGATGTCATGAAAAAGCTGATGCTGAACCAGAAGAAATAGAAGCGTAA
- the xerD gene encoding site-specific tyrosine recombinase XerD, with amino-acid sequence MEDQIKDFLHYLMVERRLADNTIISYERDLKEYHKYITKVENLRSFNDVSRAHIIHFLKHLRENGKSTNTLARNIASIRSLHQFLLREKVTSQDPSVHIESPQLTKTLPKVLSINEVEALLEAPKSNSPLGIRDKAMLELLYATGIRVSELIGLNLHDVHLTMGFLRCIGKGNKERVIPLGSTAAEAIKVYIENARPNILSQKKSEALFLNHHGNPMTRQGFWKNLKKLAMIANIQKELTPHTLRHSFATHLLENGADIRAVQEMLGHADISTTQIYTHVTKARIKDVYKQFHPRA; translated from the coding sequence TTGGAAGATCAAATTAAAGACTTTTTGCATTATTTAATGGTTGAACGTCGATTAGCAGATAATACAATCATTTCATATGAACGAGATCTGAAGGAATATCATAAATACATAACGAAAGTGGAAAACCTACGATCCTTCAATGACGTTTCAAGAGCGCATATTATTCATTTTTTAAAACATTTACGAGAAAACGGTAAATCAACAAATACATTAGCAAGAAACATAGCTTCTATACGGTCATTACATCAGTTTCTGCTTCGTGAAAAAGTGACATCACAAGACCCTTCAGTTCATATTGAATCACCTCAGTTAACAAAAACACTGCCTAAAGTGCTTAGTATAAATGAGGTGGAAGCACTATTAGAGGCTCCTAAAAGCAATTCTCCCCTAGGGATACGTGATAAGGCAATGCTAGAATTACTTTATGCAACAGGTATTCGAGTAAGTGAGCTAATTGGTTTGAATCTCCATGATGTTCACTTAACAATGGGGTTTCTTCGTTGTATAGGAAAAGGAAACAAAGAACGTGTAATCCCGTTAGGTTCTACTGCGGCCGAAGCAATTAAAGTATATATTGAGAATGCTAGACCTAATATTTTAAGCCAGAAAAAATCAGAGGCATTATTTTTAAATCATCATGGAAATCCAATGACAAGACAAGGTTTTTGGAAAAATCTAAAAAAGCTAGCAATGATAGCGAACATCCAAAAAGAACTTACTCCACACACATTGAGACATTCATTTGCGACACACCTTTTAGAAAACGGTGCAGATATTCGTGCCGTTCAAGAAATGCTAGGTCATGCTGACATCTCAACCACTCAAATCTACACCCATGTAACCAAAGCTAGAATAAAGGATGTTTACAAACAATTTCATCCTAGAGCGTAA
- a CDS encoding DUF2552 family protein: MNQKLKTIKNVAENKTWVSFLSNNHPFSLLHWSVAGSNKDQKNVWLIQDEVTFEAKEFETIELAIAYIEENYQDITDVLG, translated from the coding sequence ATGAATCAAAAGCTTAAAACGATAAAGAATGTAGCTGAAAATAAAACTTGGGTTTCCTTTTTAAGTAATAACCATCCATTTAGTTTACTACATTGGTCAGTAGCAGGTAGTAATAAGGATCAAAAAAATGTATGGCTAATTCAAGATGAGGTCACCTTTGAAGCAAAGGAATTTGAAACAATTGAATTAGCAATCGCGTATATTGAGGAGAACTACCAAGATATTACAGATGTATTAGGATAG
- a CDS encoding YqkE family protein: protein MAKKKHKEKPKKKQDDKLSLGDLLNEDIVSKLKNTQKELKEKEQRELELEEERKRKERKEREKNKSFEELFNESSLKWSDFKDK from the coding sequence ATGGCAAAGAAGAAACATAAAGAAAAGCCTAAAAAGAAACAGGATGACAAACTAAGTCTAGGAGACTTATTAAATGAAGATATCGTATCAAAATTAAAAAATACTCAAAAAGAATTAAAGGAAAAAGAGCAAAGAGAGCTTGAATTAGAGGAAGAAAGAAAGCGGAAAGAGCGTAAAGAACGTGAAAAAAATAAATCGTTTGAAGAATTATTTAATGAAAGTTCGTTAAAGTGGAGTGACTTTAAAGATAAATAA
- a CDS encoding alpha/beta hydrolase, whose protein sequence is MKRLFITLGALLATLTAIGLFFTNIVMFIKKKSDQAILYRELSEGRFTMEEYHQFNKKNIRIPSPFGYDIHGWFTKANLEKKFIIISHGVTMNKINSIKYMKLFLSRGWNVIIYDQRRHGQSGGNTTSYGHYEKFDLQAVVNWVKKQYGEDATIGIHGESMGAVTALLYAGMIEDGADFYIADCPFSDFKEQLQYRLKKEFKLPSFLVLPVANFFLKLRDGYRIEEVSPIAVIKKIKSPILFIHSEKDDYILPEMTQKLYESKEGPKKLFLAVNGNHAYSFADNKEDYEAAIDEFLAEIE, encoded by the coding sequence ATGAAAAGACTATTCATCACACTTGGAGCTCTACTTGCTACTCTCACCGCAATCGGCCTTTTTTTCACTAATATCGTCATGTTTATAAAAAAGAAAAGCGATCAAGCTATTTTATATCGTGAGTTATCTGAAGGTAGATTTACAATGGAAGAATACCATCAGTTCAATAAAAAAAACATTCGTATCCCTTCTCCCTTTGGCTATGATATTCATGGTTGGTTTACAAAAGCTAACTTAGAGAAGAAATTCATCATCATTTCTCATGGCGTGACAATGAATAAAATTAATTCCATTAAGTATATGAAACTTTTTCTTAGTCGTGGATGGAATGTAATTATCTATGATCAAAGAAGACACGGTCAATCCGGTGGGAACACAACAAGCTATGGTCACTATGAAAAATTTGATCTACAGGCTGTTGTTAACTGGGTTAAGAAGCAGTATGGTGAAGATGCTACCATTGGTATCCACGGTGAATCTATGGGTGCGGTCACCGCCTTACTATATGCGGGAATGATTGAAGATGGTGCGGACTTTTATATTGCTGATTGTCCTTTTTCCGATTTTAAGGAGCAATTGCAATATCGTTTAAAAAAAGAATTTAAGCTTCCTTCCTTTTTGGTGCTTCCTGTTGCAAATTTTTTCTTAAAGCTAAGAGATGGGTATCGAATTGAGGAAGTATCACCTATTGCGGTAATCAAAAAGATTAAAAGTCCAATTCTGTTCATTCATAGTGAGAAAGATGACTATATCCTGCCTGAAATGACTCAGAAGTTATATGAATCAAAGGAAGGACCAAAAAAATTATTCCTCGCGGTAAATGGGAATCATGCATACTCGTTTGCTGATAATAAAGAAGACTATGAGGCTGCGATTGATGAGTTTTTGGCTGAGATTGAATGA
- the mciZ gene encoding Z-ring formation inhibitor MciZ, translated as MKIYIMDKGITLTGKSWEIRQKLKEYSKQFETVEQWINYSKPDKKHGKVVSFRQ; from the coding sequence GTGAAAATTTACATTATGGATAAGGGCATTACACTGACAGGGAAGTCATGGGAAATCAGACAGAAACTCAAAGAATATAGCAAGCAATTTGAAACCGTCGAACAATGGATTAATTATTCTAAACCCGACAAAAAACATGGAAAGGTAGTGTCATTTCGCCAATAA
- a CDS encoding YolD-like family protein, which translates to MIRDRGAIKWTSMMLPEHVKLLRDWAAEDLHQQKPELDEQQLEEMNSLMCEAMETGNQLIITYYEQNRHKLLIGTVHHYDEFTQKLHVIDKFNDPHYIAVNQLIDLRIAD; encoded by the coding sequence ATGATTCGAGATCGTGGTGCGATAAAATGGACATCAATGATGCTACCAGAGCATGTAAAATTATTGCGCGATTGGGCGGCAGAGGATTTGCATCAACAAAAGCCAGAACTTGATGAGCAGCAGCTCGAAGAAATGAACAGTTTAATGTGTGAAGCCATGGAAACAGGTAACCAATTAATCATTACTTACTACGAGCAAAACCGTCACAAGCTTCTAATAGGAACCGTGCATCATTATGATGAATTCACTCAAAAACTACATGTAATTGATAAATTTAATGATCCACACTATATAGCAGTAAACCAACTAATTGACTTAAGAATAGCTGATTAA
- a CDS encoding CDGSH iron-sulfur domain-containing protein yields MSKAQIKVNNNGSLRVTGDVELVDANGKVFTTKQTFSLCRCGLSEKKPFCDGSHKGRFESSVGAE; encoded by the coding sequence TTGTCTAAAGCTCAAATTAAAGTTAATAATAATGGCTCACTTCGTGTTACTGGTGATGTTGAGCTTGTTGATGCCAATGGAAAAGTTTTTACTACCAAACAAACCTTTTCACTTTGTCGATGTGGTTTATCTGAGAAGAAACCTTTTTGTGATGGCTCACATAAAGGAAGATTTGAGTCTAGTGTAGGTGCAGAATAA